The Drosophila sechellia strain sech25 chromosome 2L, ASM438219v1, whole genome shotgun sequence region GGGTTgttcagctccagctccagggCGGGCACCTTGCGGGGTCCGTGGTGCAGCTCCTGGTCCTTCAGCCACTGTTTTCGCCAGGCGCGCTCCTCCGGCGACATGCCGATCAGGCGCTCGCGCTCCCGCACCATGCGGCCCGCAATGACCATCGGCTTCACGCCGCCCGTTTCCGAGGCACCACCAACTACCATTTTGCACCGTTTGTTTTCGGACTCTGCGATGTGGACGTTGGAAAACGCCAAcaattgtataatttaatcGGGTAGCGACAATGGAAAAAACAGAACAGCTGTTGCCGCCAGTGTGACCGCTCTCTCTAATATACCAGAAAGTGCGCTTGGCCAAAAATCGAACGGTGGTATTTTGAATACCCGGTACTAGTACAGTGGAGGGTATACTAGACCCCttgaaaagtatgcaacacgtATAAGGAAGCGTTAGTACCCTTTAAGGATATGTGATCTCCATCTTtgcataattttaaattgcatttttttttcgtgaTCATTACTTAATTACGCCCATATATCAACcacaatatataattaatttcatGTGCTCTTTTTTGTATCAGTTGGTTCATAGCTGGACGCTGTTATGCTATTATCTCAAAAACTGAATTTTTATGAATTTCTACCGAAATGTCCTTTTCAAATTTAAGTTGTACATTGATAGATTTTGTAATACCAATTTGTTACAATGTATTTCTTATGGCCCAGCTACCGAAGTCGCCGGGCAcaacaaaaagtttttttagACTCATTAGAGTGTTCCTCTCCACGGAAATCTTTAGTAAAAGGCGAAAGATTTATTCGACAATTGAAGAGAAACCAGAGTGACTTTACATAGGAAAATATCTGCCGTACCACTTAGAAAGTGCTTGAACATGTTGGGAATCATAATGTTTCTAAAACGCAAACAACCcttaaaatatgtttatgGTAGTGATTTTCCTCATATTAAACTACTATATCAAGCTatgatttcatttatattattttcaattatttttgcGGATGTTTACGAATGAATATGAACAAGGATATCGATATAGTAGTCAGATTTATAATATATGTTTTCAAAAACTGATGCATAATTATAACAACCTAGGtatgttttaataaaaactttgTAGCACattaataatcaaaatcaaCTTCTTTGCCAATTTTGCGCATGATGGAAGCTGCCATTTATTATtactatataaatatagataAATATCATGTTATTAGTCTTCGAATGAAATTTGAGGATACCAAgtatattttcataataaaGTACAACATAATTATCAactttataatattttattctgtTTTATTTGAAGTAATTCAAAAATAGCTAAATTTCCCCTCAAAATAGTCATATAGTCATTACTGAATCGATCATCAGCAGAATCGATAACAATGTCTATCGTGGTATCGGTCTTTCACATGTTTTGCGGCGTGCGTTGAAATAGTTCgtgaaaaataaacattaaattcCGCTTGAGGCATGGATATAGAAGAGCTATTCGACTGCTTTGATGAAGAGTCGCCGTCGGTGCCGCCACCAGCACTTAACCAGGAGGAGAAGCCATCGGGAAGCGGTGGCTCCAAGAAAGGAAACAAGCGCCAAGCGACTGACACCTCTACATCGAAATCCTCCAAAGAAGCGGACGGCGATGACAAAGGAGACGACACTGAGGAGCCCACCAAGCGTCTGAAGCAGGAGGAGTCAACGGATGCGGTGGGTGACGACAATCCAGATGACGAACCCACTCGTACCCTCGATATAGACGATTCCGCGGCTCTGGAGGCCCTGCGGAACAGGATTGTCACGCACTTGTTGGACGCTCCGAAGTCATGCACCCATGAGGTTGCCGCGCATCCCGACCAGGAGTACATACCCCTAAAGCCGTTCAGCGGCGTGCCTGCAAAGGAGTACCCCTTCGTGCTCGATCCGTTCCAGCGCCAGGCGATTCTGTGCATTGACAATAGACAGAGTGTCCTGGTTTCCGCCCACACGTCAGCCGGAAAGACCGTGGTGGCGGAGTATGCCATAGCAAAATCATTGGCCGCCAAGCAGCGTGTTATATACACCACTCCCATCAAGGCTCTGTCCAACCAGAAGTTCCGTGAATTCACCGAGGAGTTTAAGGACGTGGGTCTGGTCACCGGTGATGTGACCATAAATCCATCGGCCTCCTGTTTGATCATGACCACCGAGATTCTGCGGAACATGTTGTACCGCGGTAGCGAGATCATGCGCGAGGTGGGCTGGGTGGTCTTCGACGAGATTCACTACATGCGCGACAAGGAGCGCGGCGTCGTCTGGGAAGAAACGCTCATCCTTCTGCCGGACAACGTGCGATATGTCTTTCTCTCGGCAACCATTCCCAATGCTCGACAATTCGCCGAGTGGGTCTGCCACCTGCACAAGCAGCCATGTCACGTGGTCTACACCGACTACCGTCCCACTCCTCTGCAGCACTACATCTTCCCGGCCGGAGGCGATGGCATCCATCTTATCGTCGATGAAAAGGGGCAGTTCAAGGAGGACAACTTCACCACAGCAATGGCAGTGCTGGCCAATGCAGGTAAATCGAGTCAGAAAGCAAATCCAAAGTTAGTTTAACTTCCATGTCTTTCAGGTGAGGCCGGCAAGGGAGATCAGAAAGGCCGCAATGGGGGCATTAAGGGAACCAATGCCGGACAAACAAATATCTTTAAAATAGTCAAGATGATAATGGAGCGCAATTTTGCACCGGTCATCATTTTTTCGTTCAGCAAGAAGGACTGCGAGATCTACGCCATGCAGATGGCCAAGCTGGACTTCAACACCCCCGACGAAAAGAAACTAGTGGACGAGGTGTTTAACAATGCCATGGACGTGCTCACGGAGGAGGATCGTCGCCTGCCACAGGTGGAAAACGTGTTGCCGTTGCTGCGTCGCGGCATTGGCATCCATCACGGCGGTCTGCTGCCCATTTTAAAGGAGACCATTGAGATTCTGTTCGGCGAAGGTCTGATCAAGGCCTTGTTTGCCACCGAAACCTTTGCAATGGGCCTTAACATGCCGGCTCGAACTGTGCTGTTTACGGCTCCGCGGAAGTTCGATGGCAAGAACTTCCGATGGATCAGCTCTGGCGAGTACATCCAGATGGCGGGACGTGCCGGCCGACGAGGATTGGATGACAAGGGCATCGTCATCCTCATGATCGACGAAAAAGTTTCGCCGGCTGTTGGTCGGGACATTGTTCAGGGCAAGGCAGATCCCATAAATTCGGCCTTCCATCTTACATACAATATGGTGCTAAATCTGCTTCGCGTGGAGGAAATCAATCCGGAGTACATGCTGGAACGCAGTTTCTATCAGTTCCAAAATCAGGCTGCACTACCTGGTCTGCATGACCAGGTGGAGCAGAAGACGCTGGAGCTGAATAAGCTGACTATCAAGGACGAGCACAACATTGCCTCCTACCATCACATACGCTCTCAGCTGGATCAGCACGGCAAGGAGTTCCGTCAGTGGATAACGAAGCCGCAATACCTTTTGCCGTTCCTACAGCCTGGTAGGTTGGTCAAGGTGGCCGCCGGCTCCCAGGAGTACGACTGGGGGATTGTGCTGAACTTCAAGAAGCAAGACCAAAGCCGCAAGAACCCTTTAAAGGCTGAGCCCAGCGTCACGATTGATGTTTTGCTGCACGTCAGTGAAGCGGCCGCCAAAACCGGCGACACGGAGCCATGCAAACCGAACGAACGTGGATGCATGGAGGTGGTGCCCGTGGCCCACACCCTCATCACCCAGATCAGCTCGATTCGCGTGTACTTCCCCAACGATCTACGCAGTGCTGACAATCGGCGAGCCGTGCTAAAGACTATCCAGGAGGCCAAGAAACGATTCCCCCTGGGACCACCGGTCCTCAATCCCATCGACGACATGAACATCAAGGATAGAGATTTCCGCGATATTGTCAATACCATTGCCCAATTTGAGAAGCGATTGGAGGAGCATCCGCTGCACAAGTCACCGGAACTGGAGCGTATACACCGGCGGTACCAGGACAAGCTAACGCTACAAAAGCAGCTGCAAGACCTAAAGGCCGAGCTAAAGGCTGCCCGCAGTCTGCTGCAGATGGAGGAACTGAAGCACCGCAAGCGTGTGCTCCGGCGCATGGGCTACTGCAAGCCTGGCGACGTCATCGAGTTCAAGGGACGTGTTGCCTGCGAACTGAGCTCGGCGGATGAACTTCTCATGACCGAGATGATCTTCAACGGAGTATTTAACGACCTCACCGCTCCGCAAGCCGTGGCTCTCCTCTCCTGCTTCGTTTGCGACGAAAAGTCCAGCGAGTCGGTGAAAAGCGCCACGGAGCTATCGGGCCCACTGCGCTCGATGCAGGATCTGGCGCGGCGCATTGCCAAGGTATCCACGGAATGCAAACTCGATCTGGACGCCGATACGTACGTGGACAAGTTTAAGCCCTTCCTAATGGACGTGGTGCTGGCGTGGTGCAAGGGCTCCAGCTTCCTTGCGGTCTGCAAGATGACCGACATCTTCGAAGGCTCCATCATCCGCTGCATGAGGCGACTGGAGGAGCTTCTGCGCCAGATGTGCCAGGCCTCGAAGACCATTGGCAACACGGACCTGGAAAACAAGTTCTCCGAAGGAATAAGGCTGCTCAAGCGTGACATTGTCTTTGCCGCGTCGTTGTATCTGTAAGATTCTAGGAAAATCTATTTTAAGGCCTAACTTCCACTTCCATTCCAATCGTATTTTATTGGAATCGGATTTGTTTCTTAGATCCATTAAGTTATTTCCTAGCTTGATGTTTGGTCATAGATTTAGTTTTCGAAGCTTGCAATTATTCATTGATTAACATACCGACAACCtttgtaaatttgttttatgatAAAAAGTTATTTTATGCAcggttaataaaataaatatgaccATGAGATCTAACAAATATTGACTTCGATATCacgtttgttttatttcaaaaCCACAACAGTGAAGTCAAATTTGTCATAATTGATAATGTGAAATTCAAGCAAATACGAAAACAACATTGAGtaatgtaaaaatatttatttatggacaAATACATCAAACTTATCTAACGtacatataaacatatataatGTGGTGAAAACAATATGCTTTCGATCGTGTAACAAATGAAGATATATACAGAAAAACAATGCACACGATACTTTTGAAAACATAAGCTATTGGACGGTTCACACTGATTTTGTATGGTCATTTTGCTTATATGCGACACAACGAACATATAGAAAGTTTATAACTAGGAGTACATTTATATATGAAAGGCACACTTAGTTGGTACATGGATGGGGGCACTGTTCATTAAGAACTAGTGGTGGGTCCATCGAGGACAATTACCAGATATTAAGGCACTGCAGGTATTTGCTCTTGATGATGTGTGGGAGTGGCTAGGATCTAATGGTATTCTAATGATATTCTTATGATACGGGACGCGACAATGTTATGAGTTTGTTATCAAATAATAGCAGGTCTTAAATAATGTAATGCATTATTTTGGATAACGTTAATTTATTCGTTTTctatatttgattttaaagaTATACTCTCTTTACAATTTCATTCGATATTACTGCCACTAAAAGGGAGTTTTAAAAAGTTAGACTCAGCATTGGTTATTAAAATACTTGCATTATTTAGCTAATTCCCTTCAGTTAAGGCAGAACATTTCCTAGATTTAAATAACTCTTAGTATACATTTAAATTCTATATATACACGTGAAGGCCGATTATAAGGCTATGGAATGTCATTGATATGGATTTGTATTCGTTGGGTTATCAAACTTAAGAACAAgttaacttaaattaacttaaaGGCATTAGAAATACAGGTTTGCCAAAACTAAAACTCAAAACTGAGATCTTAAAGATCTGTTTACAAACCTATCATAAATACAAAACTTAAACTATTTTTTTCGGAAATAACTAActtactttaaataaaattccaggAGAAACTGTAAGAATAAAGATTTTTGGTAAGTTATGTAATTGTCCATAAAAAGATCAATGAAAGGACCCACCTAGCATACTTCCTCCTGGATTGTTGATTGGATCTGTAATTGGACGATTCGGCTGACTCCCTAAGCGCTTCCTGCGCTTAGAGAGCTGTTACTTATACGGATGTCTGAGGCACTCCCTCCACCATGTGGGTTCTCCTCGGCTGAGCCGCTGGCTGGGAACTCAGGGTGGCCGTTGTGGTGTGCATGGTGGTGCTGCGGGCAGAGGGCACCGGAGTGGTGCTCCGACTGCTGCCCGAGACACTGGCGGCGGTGGGAACTCTTTTAGCCGGCTCCGCATGCAGTTGCGTCACGGGCGTGCTGGAAAGTGGCTGCAGTAGACGCTTCTCCTCCACAGGAGGAGACGCCACCTTTGCGGTGGAGCCATTTTGTTGCGATCGTGGCGTGGCTGCCCTTTCAGATTGTTTCACCAAATGGCCATTGGTTTCCTTGAGCGAGATGCCTGATTTGAGGGACGCCTGGCTGCTGGACTTTTGGGTCATGGCCAGCGAACTGGGTGAGCGCAACGAGGTGGTGTCCGTGTGCGCTTTGCTGGCCAATGTTTTGGTGGATGGAGAGTCGCGGTACTCGTAGATATTATCCCTGGAGCGCAGGGCATGGTGGTTGGTCACCATGTGGGCATTGTCCACACCACGCGCATCCGGTTCCGGTTCCAAGCCTTCGCCATTGATGAAGACATCTTCGTCATAGAAGCGATCCGATTGGCTGTGAATCAGGCATTGTtggattatattgtggtataatattatattcatCCAAAACTTACCGCTTGGCATTGCGCCACATGATGCAGCAGATGACCACCAGGACTATGAGGAAGAAACAGGCCACTGACATGCTCCAGAAGGCGATCTGCAGCGGCTCCTTGGGCTCCCACCAGTACTCCGTGGTGGGTGGATAGGTGGGCACCAGCACACCGATAACTGTGGGCAAGTACTGCGTCCAGAAGGCGCACTCCGTCTGCCGATAGTTGAGCAGAATGGAGGAGTTGTACGTGGTATTGATGTTCAAGTACCGAATCTCGCCCTGGTAGGCGCGCTGGAAATGCATGCCTAGCACCTGCTGCGGCGTCGGATTGCTggaattaaaacaaaattttagTATATATAGGTATAGTATTGTTACTTATAGTTACTTACCCATATCTAGCAAAATTCGAGTAGGTTTGCATGAAGAAGTGACTCATATTGCGATCGTTATCCGTCCACATGTTGCGCTGCAGGTGCTCCTTTTTGGGAAAGAACTCGGTGTCCATGAAGGGAGCTCCGGTGAGGAAATAACGCTCGGTGTCGTGTGGATACTTTCGCCACTGTGGCAGATTCAGTGCCTCCACAGTGGTGTTCAGTACGTACATATAGACCGGTACCTTCTGCTCCAGCATCAGCTTGACCATCTGATCCACCGGTGCCCGGTAGTAGAGATCACTCAGCATGTTTATGTACTGATCCCGGATTATGGTGTTATTATTGGGATCCGGCCAGAAGGTGTACATGTACTTAATGGCCTCATAAACTCCGTTCGGATTAAGTGTATAGTTGTAGCGGAAAACGTGTTCCCTTATCTTCTGATCGAAGAAGCGTCCATCTAGTTCATAGTACGGACTTAAGGATtcgttttgggccacaaaaaaGGCCGCTTCCTGTGTGGTCACGCCCGTCATGTACTGAATATTCCGGTTGAATTTTCCGGCCCGGATGAGGGTTTCCGGTGTTTGGGTGAGGAAACGCCAGTCCTTTTCGCGCCAGCCCTCGTACCAATCGTCGCCGGGCAACGTGAAGTTGTGGTCCAAAACTGGGCCCCATGGAAAGCTGCCCACCTGGGGAGAGAACTCAGCGTTTCCCAGCTCATAGAAGCTGCGCCCGGTGCGCAGGCAGTTGACCAACTTCCACGACGATTCGATGGAGCAGCCCAGCAGTTGTCCCAGCACGCGACTCGTGTTCTGGGCGCGATACTTGTCCTGGATCAGCGCCCAATCCGCTAGAGCTGAGCCGGACTGTGCGATCACACGACGCACTATGTTCCGCGTCTGTGGTGCCACCATCAGGAGTCCAGCGGAGGCGCCACCCGCTCCCGGACCAAATAGAGTGATGGAGTTCCGATCGCCGTTGAAGAACTCAATATTGTCGTGGACCCAACGCAGCGCCATCGCTTGGTCGAGTATTCCGTAGTTTCCGGGCGAGTTCTCATCACCCGTCGATAGGAATCCCAGGGCACCAAGGCGGTAATTCAGGGTCACCACGACCACGTCGTAGAACGAGGCCAGAATATGACCCTGGAAAAGGTTGGAGGCTCCACGGATGAACTCGCCGCCATGGATGTACACCATTACGGGGTATTTTTGAGCCACACCAGCACCAGTCTGAGTAAGAAACAAATATAGTATTTGGaagtttagttttagtttagttttagCCTACCTTCGGCGAATACACGTTCAAGTAGAGGCAATCCTCGTCCATGTCCATGATTCCCTTCGTGGCACCCGTATACCGCACAGGCTGTGGACAGGCGGGTCCAAAGTCGACGGCCTGGAGCAGCTGCCAGCCTCGATGGACGCGTGGTGGCTTGAACCTGCCCTCGAAGGTGGGCGGCAGGGCGTAGGGGATGCCCAGGAACACCGAGCACTCGCCCATCACACGATCCACGGTCGAGTGGTAGGGACGATAGAAGGACTTCGGGTCTGGATTGTCGTACATGTACACCTTGAAGCCCTGCACCTGGCCATAGTTGGTGGTCACGAATACATCCCGCTCCAGGGTCAACGAATCCCGGCGCTGCTTGCCCTGTAAATCCTCTCGCCATCCGGCCAGCACTCCGGGAAACTGCGTCCGAGCATTCGGATCGTTCTGTgatgggaaatggaaacggGGGAAATATGGTACCATCATTATTAGATCATTTGACATGGAACATGGAACAAATAGAGACTCTGAGCCGATCAGTGAATGGGCGACATGTGTAATTGATTAAGTCGCAATGGCATGAAAACTTCATTAAGATTATTGCTTTGATATTGGACCGATGGATCTGTTGATCGGACAAACTCTATCTCTCTCAATGACTGGGCATTGTTCGCTTATGGATCTTTCGGTACGCTTCTCTGGTATGGGGGTCAGTTTTTTGTGTCACGGAAGTTAATTGATAAAGCCCTGGGTTGGGAACCCACAATAAATATTCCGATCATTTTAGAATGTCGGATTGGGTATTTAATATCGAATTATATCTTACCGGATCAAATCGAAAGCGATCCTCATTCGGCATTCCCTGTGGATACTGTCCCGGTGGATTTCTGCCTGGATAGTTGGCTCCATACCCATTTGGCTGATAATGACCATATCGGCGATCGTTGAACGTGTAGGTTCTGTAAGCATTAAACGTAAGTACAAAAGCTGATAAGTCGAACGGAAACCATGACTCACCTGTAATCCGGATCGCCGGGATTTGGCCAATGGTAGTCAACGCCTGGACGGGAATAAAATCTGGGATCTCTTGTCTGTCCACTTGTCGGAGTAAAGCAAGTGCCGATCAGCACGAGAAGAGCTAACAGCCATTTTACTTTATCGCGATATTTCAATTTGTGCATCATGGTGATCtagaaaaatattcaaaagtCGAAAATTTTTCGCGTAAgttacatatataaaaaaattactttttgTTTCCCCAATTCGTCAATACATCAACAATGGTTTCAGATGGTCAACCAAAAGCACATTCAAGTATAAACAAACAGAATGAAAACAAATCTCGGGCTCTGAGTTCCAGTAAGAGTGACCAAACGGGTTTTCCATTACGTTGTTGGCTCAATTTTCTTGGCACTCGAATCCAAACCAATCCGGCATTAGAAAAAGCCGAGAGACCGACAAACACGTTTGAATGCTGACTCGAAAAAGCGCTAAAAAAAAGTTACAGCATAAAATGCGACTTCAGTGAGGAGTGGAATGAACAAACCCCATACACACTGAATGTTACGTGCCTCGTGTCTGGATTTTTTGGAACGGCGTCAATGGGTTAATTGCAGCGATAATAGAGAAAGGTCATCGGTGTAAAATGGTGTTAGCCCATTGGATGGCAAGTAAATTGTTTAGGAAAATGTTGGTCAAGTGATTTTTTGGAAAGGCAAATGAAATACTATCGCTcattcaaataaaagcaagataagtaatataaaatacatgattaatatatttttgtgtcAGGTGTTTCCGGCCAATGCAACAACCCCTACTGTTACGTGCAAAAATGCCGCAAAAGAAAAAGTGTGAAAATATAAACACCTAGCTGttccaaattgaattttgtttgaattttgcTCTTGGCATTTGATTGGCAATGCAGTCTGCATCGATGCAACATAGCCATTGTTACCTTGGTTGCATGATGTATTTAGAAGTACAGGTGGGCCaaaaccatatatatatgattaATCGAATATCGATAGAACATAAGATGCAAAAGATGTACATAGTTGTGACTGATGCTATTGTTCTGACTGCGAGTGTGTTGAATGTGGCACAAGGACTCGTACATGTACGGGTGCATTAACCTGCCTGTGGACGCCTCAAGTTACCCGGTTATT contains the following coding sequences:
- the LOC6611392 gene encoding acetylcholinesterase, which encodes MMHKLKYRDKVKWLLALLVLIGTCFTPTSGQTRDPRFYSRPGVDYHWPNPGDPDYRTYTFNDRRYGHYQPNGYGANYPGRNPPGQYPQGMPNEDRFRFDPNDPNARTQFPGVLAGWREDLQGKQRRDSLTLERDVFVTTNYGQVQGFKVYMYDNPDPKSFYRPYHSTVDRVMGECSVFLGIPYALPPTFEGRFKPPRVHRGWQLLQAVDFGPACPQPVRYTGATKGIMDMDEDCLYLNVYSPKTGAGVAQKYPVMVYIHGGEFIRGASNLFQGHILASFYDVVVVTLNYRLGALGFLSTGDENSPGNYGILDQAMALRWVHDNIEFFNGDRNSITLFGPGAGGASAGLLMVAPQTRNIVRRVIAQSGSALADWALIQDKYRAQNTSRVLGQLLGCSIESSWKLVNCLRTGRSFYELGNAEFSPQVGSFPWGPVLDHNFTLPGDDWYEGWREKDWRFLTQTPETLIRAGKFNRNIQYMTGVTTQEAAFFVAQNESLSPYYELDGRFFDQKIREHVFRYNYTLNPNGVYEAIKYMYTFWPDPNNNTIIRDQYINMLSDLYYRAPVDQMVKLMLEQKVPVYMYVLNTTVEALNLPQWRKYPHDTERYFLTGAPFMDTEFFPKKEHLQRNMWTDNDRNMSHFFMQTYSNFARYGNPTPQQVLGMHFQRAYQGEIRYLNINTTYNSSILLNYRQTECAFWTQYLPTVIGVLVPTYPPTTEYWWEPKEPLQIAFWSMSVACFFLIVLVVICCIMWRNAKRQSDRFYDEDVFINGEGLEPEPDARGVDNAHMVTNHHALRSRDNIYEYRDSPSTKTLASKAHTDTTSLRSPSSLAMTQKSSSQASLKSGISLKETNGHLVKQSERAATPRSQQNGSTAKVASPPVEEKRLLQPLSSTPVTQLHAEPAKRVPTAASVSGSSRSTTPVPSARSTTMHTTTATLSSQPAAQPRRTHMVEGVPQTSV
- the LOC6611391 gene encoding exosome RNA helicase MTR4 → MDIEELFDCFDEESPSVPPPALNQEEKPSGSGGSKKGNKRQATDTSTSKSSKEADGDDKGDDTEEPTKRLKQEESTDAVGDDNPDDEPTRTLDIDDSAALEALRNRIVTHLLDAPKSCTHEVAAHPDQEYIPLKPFSGVPAKEYPFVLDPFQRQAILCIDNRQSVLVSAHTSAGKTVVAEYAIAKSLAAKQRVIYTTPIKALSNQKFREFTEEFKDVGLVTGDVTINPSASCLIMTTEILRNMLYRGSEIMREVGWVVFDEIHYMRDKERGVVWEETLILLPDNVRYVFLSATIPNARQFAEWVCHLHKQPCHVVYTDYRPTPLQHYIFPAGGDGIHLIVDEKGQFKEDNFTTAMAVLANAGEAGKGDQKGRNGGIKGTNAGQTNIFKIVKMIMERNFAPVIIFSFSKKDCEIYAMQMAKLDFNTPDEKKLVDEVFNNAMDVLTEEDRRLPQVENVLPLLRRGIGIHHGGLLPILKETIEILFGEGLIKALFATETFAMGLNMPARTVLFTAPRKFDGKNFRWISSGEYIQMAGRAGRRGLDDKGIVILMIDEKVSPAVGRDIVQGKADPINSAFHLTYNMVLNLLRVEEINPEYMLERSFYQFQNQAALPGLHDQVEQKTLELNKLTIKDEHNIASYHHIRSQLDQHGKEFRQWITKPQYLLPFLQPGRLVKVAAGSQEYDWGIVLNFKKQDQSRKNPLKAEPSVTIDVLLHVSEAAAKTGDTEPCKPNERGCMEVVPVAHTLITQISSIRVYFPNDLRSADNRRAVLKTIQEAKKRFPLGPPVLNPIDDMNIKDRDFRDIVNTIAQFEKRLEEHPLHKSPELERIHRRYQDKLTLQKQLQDLKAELKAARSLLQMEELKHRKRVLRRMGYCKPGDVIEFKGRVACELSSADELLMTEMIFNGVFNDLTAPQAVALLSCFVCDEKSSESVKSATELSGPLRSMQDLARRIAKVSTECKLDLDADTYVDKFKPFLMDVVLAWCKGSSFLAVCKMTDIFEGSIIRCMRRLEELLRQMCQASKTIGNTDLENKFSEGIRLLKRDIVFAASLYL